The region CATTGATCGGCGGCAGGATGCGCCAGCAACAGGGGGCATGCATCGAAGTGTTCCGGCTCGACATCCGGCCGTACGGTAAAAATCGACGCCATGAATCCCACCGGGACGCGCGCACCACCGCCGCAAGGGTCGGCCGTCACCAGCGCCGCCAGGGTCCGGTCATTGGACATGGCGTGCATCTTGGTGAACCACTTGACCGGCAACCTGAGCCGTCCCGCCAATGCGGCGAACACGGGCATCAGCGGCATCAATCCGTATTCGACCAGCGCATTGCGCGCGAACTGTTTTTTTGTCAGCGCCAGACGCGGGTCGGCCAGCGTGGTGGCGATCACGCCGGCAATCGCGCCGCGCGGCATCTTGGCCGCGCACAAATATGCCAGATAGCCGCCCAGGCTGCCGCCGAACAACACGATGCGGCGGCCGTTGCGTTGCCGTTCGGCGGCGGCGATGTCGGCCAGCAGATCGACCCAGGCGTCGTAGCGGATCAGGTCGGCCGGCGCCGCGCTGAGTCCGTAGCCGGGCAGGTCGGGGGCAATCACTTCATGGCCTGCCTGGTGTAGCAGCAGGGCCAGCGGCGCGAACAGGCGACCGTAGCCGCCGCCGCCGTGCGCCAGGATCACGGTCAGCGAGGCGTCGTCGCAGCGATAGCGATCCAGGTGGACGTCGGCCCCGCGCCAGTGCAGCCATTCTTCATCGGGCGCGTTGACGGCGTCGACGCGGGCGTGCGGCGGAAAGAAGCGTTGGTACTGCTGCCAGTAAGTGGTCGTGCGATAGGTCTTTTTCTGCATGGGCGAATCAATGTAGGTCAGCGGGGAGTCGCCAGCGCGTCGCGCACCGCCGCCAGCCACAAGGCCACGGCATGGGCGCCCGGATCGGCGAAGCCGAGCGCACGGTCGCCGAGATAGCTGGAGCGGCCGCGCCTGGGTTTCATCGATGCGGTTTGCGCCGCGCCCTGGACGGCCGCTTCCACGGCGGCGGCGAGCGCTGCTTCCTGATTCTTTCCGCCATCGAGCGCGGCCTGCAGCGCCTGTGCCGCAGGGTGCAGTGCGTCGATCATGGTACGGTCGCCCGGACGTGCACCGCCGAGTTCCGAAACGCCTTCCACCGCCGCGCTGAAGGCGGCGCTCCAGGCGCGTACGCCGTTTTCTTTTGCAGCATCGAGGGTCGCAGCGGCGCGCATCAGCAGGAT is a window of Herbaspirillum hiltneri N3 DNA encoding:
- a CDS encoding alpha/beta hydrolase, producing the protein MQKKTYRTTTYWQQYQRFFPPHARVDAVNAPDEEWLHWRGADVHLDRYRCDDASLTVILAHGGGGYGRLFAPLALLLHQAGHEVIAPDLPGYGLSAAPADLIRYDAWVDLLADIAAAERQRNGRRIVLFGGSLGGYLAYLCAAKMPRGAIAGVIATTLADPRLALTKKQFARNALVEYGLMPLMPVFAALAGRLRLPVKWFTKMHAMSNDRTLAALVTADPCGGGARVPVGFMASIFTVRPDVEPEHFDACPLLLAHPAADQWTAVASSRPFFDRIKGRKELVLLDRCGHFPIEQPGIAQLEQAAVAFLQGIAADAD